From the genome of Bombus vancouverensis nearcticus chromosome 4, iyBomVanc1_principal, whole genome shotgun sequence:
GCGgttgatttattaattattcatcGACTCGTTCGGTTTCCGTTTGAACGTATTTCAGCTGGAATAAACGACGACTCATGCAAAACCTACCTCGTGTAGACAAAATTCCTGGCGATTTTTCCTAACGATAAAACGTTTAACAAGCAAACATCGTAACACATTGATGTAAGAAACACCTGAACGTGTGACAATAAACGATCCAGTGAATAAGAGACATCCAAGATCTATCGTGACATCGAGCAAGCATTTgacatttaaaataaaaattcacctGATTCGACTATCCTCAGTCGAGATGATGCCGCGTCTCGTTCAGATTAGACGAGTTATTTGGCttagcaactaagtgattgcggattttgtcattaggtggtattgacaaaatccgcaatcacttagttgccaatattATACTCCAGTCGACCGATCTAACGCTGGAATCGTCGACGTTCGAAACGCAAAACGAAAGGAAAAGGTACTTATAGTGTTGCGTTGTTGGGTCATTTTGGATATTCGTCAGCTCTAAACACACGGTATAACGAAACTGATTCTGTAATAGAATTTTCGAAGCATGGCAATTTTCATGGTAACGAAAGTAACTAATAAAACATCGACGCAGCTAATGAAACATCGACTTTGTTTTCTAATTACCACGTCCATGTAAATAAGTCGTAAATAGAGCGTAATAGCAGCTTAAATAGAGGAAACTTTAGGACGAGAAATTGTCATAGCGCGTGTATGTTTTACCAAAAACGATGGGATCGTTGCGAATTACAAGTCGATTGTTTaaacgtttttttctttttttttttttaattcaagtAACTCGTAGCAAATAAAAAAGCTTGAGTTTAGATAATTCGGCTACCCTCAACGAAATACGAAAGAGCTAAGCAAcacgcaaaaaaaaaaacgaataacAAAATTGTGCAAACGAACGCGCGTATTGCAACGAGCGTCTCGTAAGCGCAGCTAAATTTGCTCTCGTTAAGTCCTATAtctggcttggcaactaagtgattgcggattatgtcaatgccacctaatgacaaaatccgtaatcactTAGCTGCCTGCCGATAGAAAAGAAACTCTCTGGAAGGTTAAATCGCACGTTGCCGAGCGTCGAATTACAATCGTCGTAATATCAGCAGGAGACCCGTTCGGCGATCGACGCCCACCGAGCGATAAAGCGCATCGCTGACGCAAAAATCATGGCAAAAGCGATTCGCGGCCGTTTATGTAACGGCCATGGCGATTAAGCACTGGCAGGACAGAAATACTTGCACGAAGCCCCGTTTACTCTCGTGGTGCGCGCGTATGGCTTCGCCAACGTCAGCTCGATGGATTTCCTATAATTCTGGCAGCGAAAGTTCGCGTACAAAATCGAGTGCATAAACATCGCCGTGTTTGTCGATCAGGCGATGTAAAAATTTGTCAGAAGTTGAAATCCTGATCACGGAGACACGCTCgtttcatagaaagaagaccAAAAAGAAAACAGCCCATTAACCTCACTAAAGAAacaaaatagtcaaactcgaagatggtatcccgctggggttagccatccacatgttatttagcaattaagttagacaaatttaccaaatttccagctggacaaattgtaaggtacaaattaaataataaaaaaaaagaaatttcgtgTGCTACACTAGATTAGCCgtgtagtagtgacacacatatATGAGTATGAATGTGTGGGAGTAgtgcgtgcacagcgtctcgtaaaacagacGAATGCAACTGTTCCATTGGTAATGTGATATAgaagatggcgagacaaagagagcactgagacgcgtgcaaatgtatatcgacgaatatcttgtacatcgcatattaaataaatctgaaactattttcatatcaattctaagtgtaatctaagtgttcctatacgtttatttcggcgattaaaaTACTCTGACTGCCACgtcgaaatcacatgtttcgctcaggactccacgagagtatttttattattcaaagcatataatggcgaaataataataaattgatgatgtaagacaacattcttccccaatggaccgtttatgtTATTGGTAGTCACGGACGACCatactcgaagatggtatcccgctagGGGTAGCCATCCGCATGTTATTTAGcaaaagaaaaatttaccaaatgttcagctggacaaattgtaaagtataaattaaataataaaaaaaacgtaCATCGTGTCTCGTCCAGAACTGGCTGAACATTTTGCTCGATTTTTATCAATCGCTTTTCGTAAGAAGATCGCGTGTTGATTTTCTAACGTCGATGCTAATTCCAAGTGGAGAGTACTTTAATGCAACACGGAGAAAGAGAACAAATTTGTAGGTTTAAGATCATCAGGTTTAAACTGGAAACAGATAGGAAATTTCATTCTGATTCCATTTAATTTTACGGCGATCGATATGATCTGAAGTATTGAAGAAAGCGACGGACGTTCGCGTTTAATCGCCGAAAGCAAGTGAAAGCAGCCAGcggtttaaatatttaaaattctcaATTACACCATGgatatttttatgcaaattcctgTCTCTACGAACGTGATTGAAAGAATGGAACCTACGTAGAGACGATAGTTTAACTTATTTTAAGCAGTTAACTGTTTCTTGTCgaatatactcgtcacgaagaaatgacAATATCTCGCGTTACGACTAGCAACTGTCGctaataaaattcaaaaataaagcAATCGTTTCGATACTCTGCGTTTCACCAGATGTCGCTTACTTCTCGCCACGCATTTCAGGTACACGTTTCAAAGTTTTTTCAAAGttcttaacactttaccgaccgcttGCTCCGAACAGCAtctcaggcgcagattctccctggcgccagctgtgtttcggtttagactctccaatatcattcttttcgttcatagCGAAcgaaagtttttcaaattggtataaaactgtgaaagcttacaaagcaatgcaactgagcaaggtaccttactactaaataacaaattactgctcaaataatgagaaaaatTGTCGACGACAAAAccccgattaataggctatcggtcggtaaagtgttaaggAGGTCGCACCAGCTAACTGGCCAAACACCCCATTTCTTTATACTATTGGTTGGCAaccaagtgattgcggattttgtcattagatggtaatgacaatcacttagttgcccaCCCAATACATTTCCAATATTTTGTTCATTTTCGAATATCATGCGCATTAAAATCCACGCTTCTGCTCGTTCTATTTTTCTCTCGTGTTCTTCGCATGAGATCGTAATGCGGCGATCTCGCGTCGCTCTGcatttttcatagaaaaatgAAGAGACGATTGGAAGAGCGGAGAGTCGATCTGGAAGCTGGAAGAGGGTCTCTTctgagaaaaaaagagagagagaatgagagaaagAAATAGCTGGAATTCTTCCTCGTATAATATCGTGGAAATTACGAGAAGGATAGCTCGTTATCGTTCAGCAGGCACGGCGTGTTCCTGGTTTGGTGCGGTGGCGTTCGAGTATCTGGTTTTTAACGAGCAGAAGAGGAAGGGGGAAGAAAAAAATCCGGCTTCTCCGTAAAGTGGCAGGGAAGCAAAGACCGTGGTCATGGTAGGGAAAAAGGGcggcagagagaaagagaaagagggaggagGAACCGAAGTCTGACTCAAACCGTACGTAAGCTATGTGTTCCACCTATCGAAACTTACTCGTAACGTTACACTCGAACCGTGTAATCTTAGACTATTGTGAGCGGGGTTCTTTTACATTCCAGACCACACTTGACTCAGCGTGACGAGACGCGGCAAGGCGCGGGAATTTTAGAAGGCAAACGTAGCGTGGCGCGGAGACGCGACCGTCCTCTGGTATTTCTCACTCGAATTTGTCGTCGGTCGACGGTGAATTCATAAGTGTCGTTAAACAAGTGCGCTGCTAGGCCACGAGTACTagtttctatttttaatttctaatcattttctttttctctttttttcttttctttcttcgtgtCTTAGTTTTAGTCGCATCAAGTATCAATACATCTTCAAATATCAggtagaaaaatttaccgaatgtccaactggacaaattgtaaagtagaaacaattaaaaaaaaagaaaagagaaaaaattctTCAAGTATCAAGCTGCCCCAAAAGCGTATTTCGCTATCCGCACGCAGCTGCTTTATCTGGCAAAGTTTGTAcaaacgttcttttttttattatttaatttgtgctttacaatttgtccagctgggcatttgctaaatttttctaacttaattgctaaatagcatgtggatggctaccccagcaggatcttcgagtttgactattttgtttctttattgaGGTTAGTgggatgttttctttttagtcttctttctatgagagttttgtacaaacgtgaaacctaattTGTCCGATGTGAATAGAACAGCGTGATAGAACAAAACGGATCgttataattcgataaaataacgtGAAACAAAACATGTTCTTTCTTATAaagtgtatttttttttttttttttaataaaacgagAGGAACTTTTGGCACAATCTAACATGAAAGATGTTATTTGCGAGACTCGTTAGTCGAGAAATTAAATCGCGTTGGTCGATTATTACAAATCTACCGATCTATTCGTATCGTACGTGTCTTGTAACGAAGAAACGCTACATAAAATAAGATTTGTCGGAGTTTCGCAATAATCGTAAGCCAATACGTATCCCACCTTATTCGATGTACACGCTGAAATTAATACGGATACCATGGAATACAACTCTGGAGATCAACGATCGGTATCGCGATATCAGGGACATTTCAATCCAAAATTCTATCTACAACGAACGTATCATAGTGTGATGAAAAATGATTCCTGATAAAGTAAGAGAATCTTCGAGTAACGACTGTAAAAAACAAAGAAGGATAATTACCAACGTTGCATCTTTAAATTGTTCTTGCAGTTTGGAATTATCGATGAGACCTCCTtgtgtttaaaaataaatttataaaaataagattTTCTTCCTGAGATATTGAATTCTTATTATATTCgactggcaactaagtgattgcggattttgccaacACCACCTagcgacaaaatccgcaatctcctagttgccaacctaatagaaATGTACGAACATCTGCGGCTCGAGCAATGTAGCGTTTCGTcgtttttgtttcatttgatcgatttctaaaaggaaaaatataccATACACTATATCTGTGTTGTTTTCTCCGTGTCTCTGATTTGTTGCGACAATTAACCGTCGTCCGATAAACGACGCGCAATTCGGTTCAACTGAATCGCGCGTTTATTGTTCGTGTGTTTATTTGAAAGTAGAATTAGACGAAAGGAGGGAAGATGGACTAATTGCTTTGAAATTGTTGGCAGTAGTGCCGGACGAGTTCAGCTCTGGTCTGGTGCAAGAAGCTTGGGTCATCGCCATCGAAAGGTAATTAATTACTTTGTTACTTGCTATTAGGTTGGCagctaaatgattgcggattttgtcactaGTTGGTAATGAGAAAACcggcaatcacttagttgccaacccagtaTATCTTAATTGTAACGTAAACAGCGTTTACGTTCAAATATTCTCCCGCGAATTTTTCCACGAATATAGTTCATATTTACGAAGAATAATTACAAGCATTCATTTCCTTCGATTTTTCCcacgttcttctttttttggttttttttaGCTGGGTTCTATCGCCGATTAACGCGAACAATCGGAAAACTGTTAGCCAAACACAATGGCGCAAGGTTATGGGTAGGAAGAGAGGAGGAACGAACCGATGACACGAAATAGGAAATTCGACAAGTATAGAAGCTATGGAAGCGGCTCTCTGTTCGATAACCATTGTGCCCAGGTCTCGTAATTTCCTGTTGGAACGTGGACAGCCCGTGGCTGGTACACGGTACTCTTAAACAACGATCGTCGATTGCTGCCTTTACATCGTTACATAACGCTAAATTATTCATGCGGAATACCACGCGTTTCCCGCGGCCGATACTTTTCGCACACCCACCGAAATTCCTCGGCCAACGTTTCAATTATTCACGGCATTAATATGTGAAATTATACGTATCCTTAACCTACAATCAGTCGAACGATTTCAGATGAAAGTGATTCTTATTGAAGAATATCGAGGATTATTTGTTTAATACGAGGATTGTCCTGGTAAAAATTCTATTAGTttcgaagaaactttcaatACCAAGCGACTTaatgaaaattcttttatttttgaagaaccTCTTGGTGTTAAACAACCAGTGACATAATGAGAattctcgtttttttttttttttttttttttggagccTTCTAAGTGATCTAATGAAAATTCTTTTAATCTTTCAGAATCTTTTAATACCAAGTCAATCGGTGATGTAATGAAAATACTATTATTTTTCCAGAAGCTTCTAACCCTAAGTGACCTaacataaaaattcttttattttttcagaATATTAACAACATTAAACAACCAGTGTGAGCTAATGAAAATTCCTTTATTTTTCCAGAACCTTGCAAGCGATCTAATGAaaactcttttaatttttcagAACCTTTTAAGAGGTGATCAGTGACCCAAcgaaaattctattattttctcagAATCTTCTAACACCGACTGACATAATGGAAATTCTTGTATTTTTCCAGAACCTCCACTAAATGATCTGATgaaaattctattaattatCCAGAAGCTTCTAATCACAAGAGACCTaatgaaaattcttttattttttcagaATATCTCAACATTAAACAACCAGTGTGACCTAATGAAAATTCCTTTATTTTTCCAGAACCTTGCAAGCGATCTGATGAAAACTCTTTTAATTTTCCAAAATCTTTCATTACCAAGGCGACCAGTGACCTaaagaaaattctattattttccCAGAATCTTCTAACACCGACTTATATAATGGAAATTCCTGTATTTTTCCAGAACCTCCGCTAAATGATCTAATGAAAATTCTCTTAATTTTTCAGGATTTTCTAACATCAAGTCAACCAGTGACTTAATAAAAACACTATTTTTCCATAAGCTTCTAACACCAAGTGACGTaacataaaaattcttttactttttcataACATCTCAACACTAAACAACCAGAAACCTAATGAAAATTCCTTTATTTTTCCAGAATCTTCCAAGTGATGCGATGAAAACTCTACTATTTCTCCAAAATGTTCAAACTCCAAGCAACCTATTGAAAATTCTGTTATTTCTTCAAAATACCTCAACACCAAACAACAAGTATTTCTCTCATCTTTTCTGAATCGTTTATCCTTTAACATCAATTTTCTTGTATTTCCTAAACAACCAGCGACCTAATGAAAATTCCTTTATCCTTTCAGAAGCTTTTAACGCGACTAGTGGTATCCCAAGAGCTTCGACTACCGGTACACCATACACAACCATTTACAATTAAACTCGTACGATTCATTTCGTACTCGAATATTCGTCGATACACCTTCTTCTCGTAAAATGCCACTAATCTCTCTCTAAACGTTAAATTCCCCACGATTATCTCCGTCATCGTCGCTCTTCCGACTCGGTGGTTAGCAAGTAACGAGCGTTACTTTGCATCGGCTACGCATAACCGAGAAAACGTAGTGCAATTACGCTCGCGTGTCTGCGAGTGCACGAAGACTCGTTGAAGAAGAACGTAGAATCGAAAGCTAAACACCCACCGCTAATTCCGCGTTGAATTATTCAGCGATCTCTATCGCGCGAAACGTCCAGGTATTCGAAGCAGAAACTGAAGAAAACGTACAAACGCGTTattatcgtttcttcttttcgaaACGTTCAAACCTGACATTATTTTTCGTAGCTGATATTATTTCCTACCTGATATTTCCTGATGGAATGCAGTTGCTGTTGCGTGGGCTCGGCATTCGCGTTATCGGTGCTCTCCACATTATTGTTCTGCGTGGACAAACGTAGATTATCTTTCGGCGGTCTGGCAGGTGCCCTCTTTTGATCTCTCGGGGGGATGGCAGGTTTCACCCCGTTCAAACCGGTCTAAAAATTCGTTTCAAAGAAAACACAGCTGGCATTAAAGCACCCTGAGGCCACATGCCGCCATCGCGACTACCCAAAAGTTGCCTCCTCCCCTATACGTTTTCTAGAAATTCGTTCTCTTTTTTCCATCTCACGTTCTCCTCTACTTTGTCGCGCGCTCACTAAACCACCTATTTTTCCATCTTCTTCCCTCTACTTTGTACGTTTCTTTATGTTTACATCTacatgtttctttttcttttttcttcttttctttctttttatttttccatattcTTCGCTACACTTTGTCACACGATTTTATCTAACCAGTTCGGTTTCGTTCGCAACTGTTCGAAGAGTCGAACAAGTCCGACGCTGTTGATTACGTTGAAAGCGAACAGCGAAGATCGCATAAAGGAAACAGAAATAGTACGCAGCAAGCgagaataaagaagaagaagaagaagaagaagaagaagaagaagaagcagcaAAGCACGTGCATTAAGAGGTTTATACGTTTGCTATGGCTAGCAGGTGTTCACAATGGGATTTGTCTACTTTCGCATGCTTGTCAACTATAAGCGTGCGTTGAGCATGCGTTGCAATCGCGAACACGGTCGATGCTCTGGCCGTTTTTACTCGATGCCATTGAAACCCGAGGCAGAGATCGCGTGAACATTGGCAATCGTTAGATTTCCCATGTGCCTGCAATCTCACATTCTTAACAATATAAACGGAAACATATGTATTAAATCGTAACATACGAAATGCATCTCTTCGGTGAAAACGTATTTTCGCTTCTCGTTCTACTCGTTGTTTATCGTTGCAAGTATCACGCGAACGTTAGAATCTACGCGACGTCTCTTCTGTCGAGAAACGTCGCGTCTCTTCGCGTTCGCGTTGCTTCTTACGTCGTATACAAAACCGATTATAGAAGAAAACTTTCGATCGATCCTATTTCTTCCATAAATAACGTCGATGTTACGAATTTCTATTATATCTGGCGATGTAAAGTTGCAAGAATTCGCGCATTTCGTATGCTAAAATTCCAAatgacgataatacgtatccGTGGATACGTTCCAGGCGAAAAGTCCGAACAATCGGAAGGTAGATTTCGTACGTGaaattaaagaatatttatGTACCTGGTGATGGTCAAGACCGTCGAAGTGCTGGTACGTGTACGTACGTTTCTTCCTGACGTCCATGCACGGTATCGTCTCGCTCGCCGATTGCCTTTCCGTGTCGCTAGAGTCGCGTAGCTCGCCCCGATCTTCGTTCCACCGCGCGAACAAATTCGATTCCGATCGCCAGCATTGAACATCGACAGGACGATCCACGTCGAAACGAACAGTCGGTAATTCGGTTTCGCTTTTCCACGCGCCCTGGCTCGCTCCCAATCCGTACGAGTTACGATTATCGACATCGACAACTTTGCATCTTTTATATTCGAGAGACAGTCGCGAATTCGTGAAATTCTGCGCATTCGGCGATTCCTGTGACGCGCGGTCGCTTCCGTTTCTTCGACACTCGGAGGCCTGCGCATCCGACAAACAATTTTTACCGCGAGATAATTCGCGCAACGAGTTGCTACAATTTTGATCGGCTTCTCTAACGAACGACGAACGTACGGGAGTACGTTGAATCGACGATCGTTCAGCGAACGGATCGTCGTTAAAGGAACCTACGTCGTTCGGTGGACAGCTATTGTTGCCTCGCGTAGCTTCGTCCTCGAACCGGTCAGCCGAGAAAGTCACAGTGCAGACGCCTGTACGCGAAAAATCGCCGCTCGGTTCGTAAAAGAAACGAACCTGCGGATTGCCGCGAGCCACCGGCTTCTCGCGTCGTCGTGTCTCTGCTCTGTCTCCGAGATCGGAGAATACGAGAGATCGCGAGACACCGTTGGATCCTCGTGCAGACTGAAGACGATCGTCGCACCACGACCCGTTACAGCGATCGCCGAAGATGGCTTCGATCGCCATGAGATCGTCCGAGCGACTATCGAAAATTGGTAAAACACGACGCGAGCTGCTGTCGGAGTCGCAGACATGGTCCGAGCACCTGTCAGCGGTTTTAGTGCTACTGTCTGAGCGATTAGAGGTGCTGGTAGCAGAAGCGTGAAGCAACGTACTTTTGCGTGTTTCGTGGTGCACGATAGAGAAGAAGCTATCGAAAAACAGACTCTTGACTTTGGACCTTACCTTCTTCTCGTGCTTTCTGTCTAACGTACGGGGCGACCTAGTAACTACGTTCTCCGTGGCAGCTATACTCTGATCGCCAGCGGTTGGTAGCGTGACGAAGCTACCAAGGTCGTTCGAGCGAACGCAGGGCGAGGCCACGATGCTCGTAGCGCACGAGTCGCGACTCCCGTCGTCCCCGTGCACCGTCAAACCACCGTTATTATCCCTGCCGATAGTGCCGTTACGTTCGCGTTTCGGCTCGAGGGTGTTGTGCTTGCTGCTTCCGGGCGTCTTGTTCGGCGGAGGATAGACAGGGTGGCACTTGGTCACGGGGACGAAATCGGGCGGACAGTCGACGGCCACCTCGCGGTAGGTTTTGCCGCCGACCACCAGAAAGCTACGATCGACGTGCTCGAGATCGGTGGACGCGTCGCTCCTCAGGGTAGAGTAGCCGCTGGAGATCTGCTGGTGCCTCTTCTTCTTGGGCCGCTGCCTCGAGGACGAGGAGAGGCTGCTGCCAGATTCGATTCCCAACAGATCGTCGCTCGATCCTGCTCGTATCAGCTCCTCCACGTCCAGACTCCTCGTCTTCGCCTTCAGCTTCCCTCTGTCCTCTTGACGCCTCGGTTTCGACGATTTCACCGATTTGCCGGATGCAGCGTTCGGTTCCGACGACTTGGCCAATTCGCTGCCACGTTGGTGCTGATGTTGATCTTTGCTACGGCCAGGGGACGACACTCTGTCCTGCGGATCGCGCGGAATCCTCGGAATCGCGCATTGTTCGTCTATGAGCCTGGTCAGGTCGGACACCTCGTCGGATCTCATGAGAAGCCCCTGTAGATCCTGCAGATCGGCCAGACCGTAGGCAGGATTGTCGAAGGACGTGGCGTCCCTGGCTCGGCCGAACAGAGGCGCTACTTTGATCTCCGGCACCACGGGTCTACACGGCGAGCCCAGATCTATCCTCCTAGCGTCGTAGGTTGGCGAATCTTTGCCACGGTTTTTCGCGTGTCTCAACACCAGGCTACTGTCCAGCGGAGCGGTGCTGTCCGACCTTCCCGAGGAGCTTCTCGGGCTGGCCGAGTCGTCGCTGCAGGTCTTCAACATGGTCGGATAGTCCTCCTTGGCGAACGGATAATCCTCTTCCACGTCCACGTCGACGCTCGACTCCTTCTGTCCGCTGCTATCCTCGTTCACTCCTTCGTCCTCCTCGTCCTCCTCGAAATCCTTCAGATTCCTCTTCAAGTTCTTCAAATCCGGCGAACTCAACGCCGACGGACTCCTGTTCCTATATTTGTCCGTGTCCAACGCTTCCTTCGAagcttctctcttcttctctctgccgcactcgtcctcgtcctcgagGTTCTCCGACTCGATCTTCAACTCGATCTTCAGCATCGGCGGCTGACCGTTCGTTCGAACGCACTGCCTACCGCAGGTCGCATCCGTCACGTCCGTGCAATCCACGGCCGACACTATTCTAGCGCGTTCGTCGACTTGGTTGGTGCGTGGTGGCGATTTAAGGGTGTCGTTTTTAAGGTTTAGGGAGAGGTCGAGGTCGCTAGCGCTACGGGGACCACGAATCTCGTTCCGATAATCGGACGAGCGGTTCTTTACCTTGTTGGGGTAGGCCTTCTGTAGAAGGGTGTCGGGTACGTCGACTGGTAGCTCCCGGTGAGGCCCTAGCCCGCCAGGAGCCCACATCTCATCGGGACCCAGCCCTTCCTGCGGCttctgctgctgctgctgttgctgctgcgaGTCCGTCACGCCACTGCCGCTACGCCTTCGAGACCTGTCCGCAACAAAACGATCAGCTTGTTAACGATTTTCGATGCGATCAAACCCTTCCAACGCCTTTTCTTCGAGGCctctcgcttttcttttttctcctcttttatttttcacgcGACACACGCGCCGCACACTCTCGTCTCGACCCCGCGCGAGTTCGGCCACGCTGTTGTCTCGTGAATAGAAACGACGTATTCAGCGAACCCACTCGCGCCACTTTCGTGGAACAAAGTGGCACAGCAGCAGCTTGGAGACCCGAGGGTGGTTGACACCGATTTCCAAACGATAGCGATCTTTGTTGTACTAATTTTAGACCTTCGAACGGCGTACCAGCACGTTGAAAAACGAATGACAACTACGAGTATCATTGGCGAATTATCGACCGTTGTATTTTAACGTTTTACCGAcagatagccgattaatcggtttcttgtcgccgacgcttaccgaccgataacttattaatctcattatttgagcGGTATTTTGTTATTTACTACCAAGGTATCTTGCTCAATTACGTCAGTcgcgttgctttgtaagctcccaCAGCTTTACACCAATTTGAGAAACTTGTaattcgcgatgaacgaaaagaatggttttgaagagtctaaaccgaaacagagccggcgccagggagaatctgcgccctgagatgccggtcggacgtgcgtacGCTGTTGAACCGgtagcggtcggtaaagtgttaaagcGTCTCTCTGTTCGATG
Proteins encoded in this window:
- the LOC117156499 gene encoding uncharacterized protein LOC117156499 isoform X8 — translated: MCRTSSALVWCKKLGSSPSKGVRRNDSSGSRLTGGSSRAIFWTKREQITNVFTPKLSNGTIPKGIVKETKEAKEGKDAAEKQQTCPEETKLLTPVQGGRVGERRASSPFQNGQTEVLIGELEGGPRSPRGSTSSAVNDANFLNTPDERDDQKPIYRSRRRSGSGVTDSQQQQQQQQKPQEGLGPDEMWAPGGLGPHRELPVDVPDTLLQKAYPNKVKNRSSDYRNEIRGPRSASDLDLSLNLKNDTLKSPPRTNQVDERARIVSAVDCTDVTDATCGRQCVRTNGQPPMLKIELKIESENLEDEDECGREKKREASKEALDTDKYRNRSPSALSSPDLKNLKRNLKDFEEDEEDEGVNEDSSGQKESSVDVDVEEDYPFAKEDYPTMLKTCSDDSASPRSSSGRSDSTAPLDSSLVLRHAKNRGKDSPTYDARRIDLGSPCRPVVPEIKVAPLFGRARDATSFDNPAYGLADLQDLQGLLMRSDEVSDLTRLIDEQCAIPRIPRDPQDRVSSPGRSKDQHQHQRGSELAKSSEPNAASGKSVKSSKPRRQEDRGKLKAKTRSLDVEELIRAGSSDDLLGIESGSSLSSSSRQRPKKKRHQQISSGYSTLRSDASTDLEHVDRSFLVVGGKTYREVAVDCPPDFVPVTKCHPVYPPPNKTPGSSKHNTLEPKRERNGTIGRDNNGGLTVHGDDGSRDSCATSIVASPCVRSNDLGSFVTLPTAGDQSIAATENVVTRSPRTLDRKHEKKVRSKVKSLFFDSFFSIVHHETRKSTLLHASATSTSNRSDSSTKTADRCSDHVCDSDSSSRRVLPIFDSRSDDLMAIEAIFGDRCNGSWCDDRLQSARGSNGVSRSLVFSDLGDRAETRRREKPVARGNPQVRFFYEPSGDFSRTGVCTVTFSADRFEDEATRGNNSCPPNDVGSFNDDPFAERSSIQRTPVRSSFVREADQNCSNSLRELSRGKNCLSDAQASECRRNGSDRASQESPNAQNFTNSRLSLEYKRCKVVDVDNRNSYGLGASQGAWKSETELPTVRFDVDRPVDVQCWRSESNLFARWNEDRGELRDSSDTERQSASETIPCMDVRKKRTYTYQHFDGLDHHQTGLNGVKPAIPPRDQKRAPARPPKDNLRLSTQNNNVESTDNANAEPTQQQLHSIRKYQEQLRKRKDEEERQEILNRSLRGSTKLHALESHATSLSGQENLAYAQDEVTTTTVSRAPHVTASATLEVEEPPRPLTYGEVVATLERLQLQLRNISGALGISGPGVEAELEAVRTLLVQSRFASALATHHALRNRLRSNKVLKHHAEDASSLARDCVDILEKWQSSSTATGVGGAETIAAVEELTGILTSYDMEALLLAHDSIISYVDGLQRKQSPSSSSPSGPPSPTSSWRGSRVVDNIKIIRIEKTNEPLGATVRNEGDAVIIGRVVRGGAADKSGLLHEGDEVLEVNGVEMRGKSVNEVCDILAGMQGSLTFLVLPAPTSHRNNLSSRREDTNQIQHIRAHFDYDPEEDPYIPCRELGVSFQKGDVLHVISQEDPNWWQAYREGEEDQTLAGLVPSKAFQHQRESMKQTIAGDKSTVRGSKKSSTLLCARKNPKKKKRNKFGANYNDDGYPHYATTAIDDYDSEEVLTYEEVALYYPRANHKRPVVLIGPPNIGRHELRQRLMQDSERFAAAIPHTSRPRKDSEVDGQDYHFISRSQFESDILCRKFVEHGEYEKAYYGTSVEAIRSVVNSGKICVLNLHPQSLKILRNSDLKPYVVFVAPPSLEKLRQKRIKNNESFKEEELKDIIEKAREMEDKYGHLFDMIIINTDTDRAYNQLLTEINSLEREPQWVPASWVQ